Below is a genomic region from Acetobacter ghanensis.
GTCAGGCTGGGATTACGCCCCATGATAGACAGAACACGGCCGTATTCCTCGGCTGTCAGACCGAACTCACACGCTAGGGATTCATCAACGGTTACAGGCTTATTCACCGGACAAGAGCCTCCACCAGACCTTCAAACAGAGGCAGACCATCCTCACCCCCCATAAGCGGATCAACCAGATCCTCAGGGTGTGGCATCATACCGCAAATACGTTTGTTTTCGCTCAGAACACCGGCAATGCTATTCACGCTGCCATTAGGGTTGCTGGCTCTATCATCCGCCTGCACGTTGCCTTTGGCATCCGCATAGCGGAACGCAACACGCCCCTCGCCTTCCAGTAACTCAAGAGTGGCTGGGTCGGCTGTGTAGTTACCATCTCCATGCGCCAGAGGCGTACGGAAGATGTCCCCTTTTTTCCAGCGGCGGGTAAAGGGTGTGTTCTCGACCTCGACCCGCAGATGACAATCCTGAGAAAGGAAGCGCAGGTCTGCATTGCGCAGCAATGCGCCGGGCAGAAGATTGCTTTCAGTCAGAATCTGGAAGCCATTGCACACACCCAGAATGTGGCCACCCTTGGCTGCAAAGTCACGCACTGCGCCCATGATCGGGGAGTGCGCAGCCATGGCACCGCACCGCAGGTAATCACCGTAACTGAAGCCACCAGGTAGCACGACCAGATCAATACCAATCAGGTCGGTCTCATGGTGCCAGATCATGCGAGGGGCCTGCCCGGTCACGCGCCGCAGGGCAATGGCCATATCACGCTCCCGGTTCGTGCCGGGGAATACGACAATCGCTGCTTTCATTTCTTTACGTCACACGGGTAGGAGTCATGCAGGGCAACAAAAACACTCTCGCCAACGGGTTTACCCAGAGAGTCAGAGTGTGCCTTCAGCCATGTGAGCACCTTGGCACGCATGGCGGCAATATTTTCCGTTGCAGGAACACAAAAGCCAGCTGGCGCGTTGGCGTCCCCTTCGTTGCTGCCATTGATTTTGGCGAGTGTTACGCCATCAGTCAGGCCGCTCAGGTACGCATCACACGCCGTGCGGCCAGATGCGCTGGAACACATCTTACCAAAGGCGCCGGCCTTCATGGGGGCAAGGCGTTGTGCGTGGGCCATGCCGGGAGCTGCCAGCACCCCGACAAGGGCGATTAAGGCAAGGCGCTTCATCCCACAACCTCAACCGAGTAGTCTTCGATCACCAGATTGGCGAGCAGATTGCGGGCCATCTCGCCTGCTTTGGCGTGGGCTTCTTCTGCTTTAACGCCGTGCAGGTCCAACTCTATGATCTTGCCAACGCGCACATCCTGCACGCCATCAAAACCCAGTGTTTGCAGTGCGTGACCAATGGCCTTTCCCTGCGGGTCCAGAACGCCGTCTTTAAGCATGACGGTTACACGTACTTTCATTCTCAAACTCCCAAAGTACCCGTAGGGGTTACTGAACTGTTTCTGGGCCCTTCATGTCACCACCCGCACCATTTTCGGGTAGGATGCCCATGCGGCGTGCAACTTCCTGATAGGCTTCCTTCACGTTGCCCAGATCGCGGCGGAAGCGGTCCTTGTCGAGCTTTTCGTTTGTGCGAAGGTCCCACAGGCGGCAGTTGTCCGGCGAAATTTCATCAGCCAGAACAATACGCATATCTTCGCCTTCCCAGCAGCGGCCGAATTCGAGCTTGAAGTCCACCAACTGGATGCCGATGCCGCTGAACAGGCCGCAAAGGAAGTCGTTTACACGCATGGACATGCCCGTAATGTCTTCCAGATCATGCGGACAGGCCCATCCGAAGGCGATGATGTGGTCTTCCGAAACCAGCGGGTCGCCCAGTTCATCATTCTTGTAATAGAACTCAACAATGGGGCGCGGCAGGCGCTGGCCTTCGGGGATGTTGAAGCGCTTGGAAATGCTGCCAGCGGCAACATTGCGGACCACAACTTCCAGCGGAATGATTTCCACTTCCTTAACCAACTGCTCCCGCATGTTGAT
It encodes:
- the purQ gene encoding phosphoribosylformylglycinamidine synthase subunit PurQ is translated as MKAAIVVFPGTNRERDMAIALRRVTGQAPRMIWHHETDLIGIDLVVLPGGFSYGDYLRCGAMAAHSPIMGAVRDFAAKGGHILGVCNGFQILTESNLLPGALLRNADLRFLSQDCHLRVEVENTPFTRRWKKGDIFRTPLAHGDGNYTADPATLELLEGEGRVAFRYADAKGNVQADDRASNPNGSVNSIAGVLSENKRICGMMPHPEDLVDPLMGGEDGLPLFEGLVEALVR
- a CDS encoding Rap1a/Tai family immunity protein; this encodes MKRLALIALVGVLAAPGMAHAQRLAPMKAGAFGKMCSSASGRTACDAYLSGLTDGVTLAKINGSNEGDANAPAGFCVPATENIAAMRAKVLTWLKAHSDSLGKPVGESVFVALHDSYPCDVKK
- the purS gene encoding phosphoribosylformylglycinamidine synthase subunit PurS, which codes for MKVRVTVMLKDGVLDPQGKAIGHALQTLGFDGVQDVRVGKIIELDLHGVKAEEAHAKAGEMARNLLANLVIEDYSVEVVG
- the purC gene encoding phosphoribosylaminoimidazolesuccinocarboxamide synthase, with protein sequence MARRRQLYEGKAKILFEGPEPGTLVQYFKDDATAGNGAKSGVITGKGVLNNRISEHLMLRLQEIGIPTHFIRRINMREQLVKEVEIIPLEVVVRNVAAGSISKRFNIPEGQRLPRPIVEFYYKNDELGDPLVSEDHIIAFGWACPHDLEDITGMSMRVNDFLCGLFSGIGIQLVDFKLEFGRCWEGEDMRIVLADEISPDNCRLWDLRTNEKLDKDRFRRDLGNVKEAYQEVARRMGILPENGAGGDMKGPETVQ